The genomic stretch AACCCTGGGCACCCACCATTACACCGTCACTCCCGGTCCGCCACGATCATGCCGACGCATTCGTCGAGCGCCGCATGCAAAGGCGGTACGAGGGCGGCGAGTTCGAGGTCCGACGCCTCCCCCGCCTCCAGTACGGCGCCGACGACTGCCACTAGGACGGCGGCGGTCTCCAGGGCCTGCGCGTCGGCCAGCGCCTCAAGGAGACCGCCGGGGCGAGCGACCACGAACGCCTCCTTGCCGGTGGCCGGGTCTACACCGATGCTGCGGTAACGCGGCGTCCTCATGCGGCGGCCTCCTGCGGGGCGTAGTCCTGGCCCAGGGCCGCGAGCACCGCCGCCCGACGCCGCTCCCGCTGAAGGCGCCACCGGTCATGTTCGTCACGCTCGCGTTCCCAGACGGCGAGGTACGGCCGGACCAGGGGCAGACCGTCAGCAGCGATGACGTCCGAGGGGCACGGTCGCGGCCACCGCGCGGGAGCGGGACTGTACACGGGGACGGGAGGGGAGAAGGCGAGGTGCGGTGACGTGTGAGCGCGGTGCGCTCCGCGAGGAGGCAGGAAGAGGCTCAGGATCGCGGCCAGTAGGCTGCGCATAGGTCGACTCCAGTTCAGTCGGCTGAGGCCCCGGCGAGGAAGTAGCCGCTTCCCGTCGGGGCCGTTCTGTCTTCGAAGCCACGAGCGCGGATAACCGTGGATAACCACGGATGCGCAGAATGCCGTGGTCACCCACGCTGACGTTCATGGAGCTCGACCGCACGCGTCCGCTGTGGCGCCAGATTGCAGCGGAGATCATCCGACGCATCAAGGACGGCACGTATCCACCGGGAAGCCGCGTTCCGTCCACTCTCGAAATCGCCCACGAGTTCGGTGTCGTGAACGCGACGGCCGCGAAAGCCATGCGGCACGTACGGGAACAGGGCTGGACACGGGGCGAAGTCGGACTGGGAACCTTCGTGGCAGATCCCCTGCCACCCTCCCCCGCACCCCCCAAGCCCTCCGCCTAGCCGACGCAGACGCATTCCCCGGTCGGCAGGCAGAACCCTTTCTCAGATGGCCTGTTCGAGCCGGTCTCCGCGAACGTCCGTACGCCACCCTTGACGGTCCCCCACACCTCCGGAAGCGTCATCCGCAAGAAACCGCAAGCGAGTT from Streptomyces roseochromogenus subsp. oscitans DS 12.976 encodes the following:
- a CDS encoding GntR family transcriptional regulator, giving the protein MELDRTRPLWRQIAAEIIRRIKDGTYPPGSRVPSTLEIAHEFGVVNATAAKAMRHVREQGWTRGEVGLGTFVADPLPPSPAPPKPSA